The DNA region AAATCAGCGGGACAAGAAAGTCCCGCCTATCCTCGAAGAAATGGATAGGCGGGGTTTTCTTACCCCGCCGGAAGTGATTTTCGGATGAACCAAATTACGTTTAACAAAAATTACGGAGGAAAAAATAAATGTCTACAATAGATCCAAAACAGTATATCGAAAAACAGCGGCAGGACTGGAACAGGGTTGCATCTGCGTGGGAGAAGTGGGACGAGTATCTTGAGGAGAACCTGTCGTACGTCAGTTACAGACTGATAGGAGATTTGAGGCTCAGGCCGGGGCAGGCCGTGCTTGACCTCGGATGCGGCACGGGTAATCCATCAATACTTGTTTCGCGAATAGTAGGGGATAGTGGGTCAGTTGTGGGTGTTGACTTGTCTGAAAACATGCTTGCTGTTGCAAGGAGGAAGGCAGAGGCACTGGGGCTTTCAAACGTAAGGTTCATGGCAGAGGATGTTTCAACACTCCCTTTTGAAAAAGAGTCCTTTGATGCAGTTATTAGCCGGTTCTGTCTTATGTTTTTACCTGACATTCCACAGGCAATGAAAGAGATTATCAGGGTTTTAAGGCCGGGGGGTTATGTTGCAACGGCAGTCTGGTCTATGCCGGATAAAAATCCTTTTATAAGGATAGCAGTCGAAGTCCTGAAACAATTTACAGAGGTTCCTTCTCCTGTCCCTGGACAGCCTGGGATATTCCGGCTCTCCAAACCTGCTGACCTGCTTAATATTATGAAAGATGTCGGTCTTACCGGGGTTGCAGATGAAGAGGTTACAGGTGATTCTATATTCGATTCAGCAGACGAGTATCTTCTTAATATAAAGGATATGGCCGCACCATTAAAACCTCTATTTGCTAAACTATCCGCTGAACAGGCGTCGGATGTTGATTCAAAGATAAAAGAATCAGTGAGCAAGTATAAAGTCGGCGATAAGATTGTTTTGCCGATGGCGTTCAGGATAGTGGTGGGGAGGAAGGCTTTGTAAGGGCTGGGAGCAGAAGTTAGAAGCAAGAAGGAAGATATATAAACCCCACCCTCACCCTGACCCTCTCCCTGAGGGAGAGGGAATAATTGTGCCTGACTCTCTCTGAGAGAGAGGGGATAGTGGTGTCTGATTCTCTCTGAAGGGTAGGGGGCTACGGTTATTCCCTCCCCTTCAAGGGGAGGGTTAGGGTGGGGATGGGGTTATATATATTTATTTAGGCAGATAAATCCGGAATATGCTTCCTTTGCCTATTGCGCTTTCTACTTCTACCTTTCCCTGATGTGCCTCGATGATTGCCTTTACGATTGAGAGGCCGAGGCCGCTGCCGGTTGTCTGTCCTCTGCTTGTATCCACACGATAAAATCTGTCGAATATTTTTGTAATCTCTTCTGAGGGTATACCGATACCGGAATCTTTTACAGTTGTTATAGCCCAGTTAAGGTCTTCACTTAATTCAATATTAATGGATCCGCCTTGACGATTATATTTGATGGCGTTTTCTGCTAAATTGGTAAGGACTTCTGTTATTGACTCCCTGTCGCAACTCACAATGACGCTCCGGTCAGTATAATTCATACTAACCTCCTTATTTGCCGCTGTCGTCTCAAGAAGTCTTAACACATCCTTAATAATATCTCCAAGATTTAGTGTTGAGGGTCTTATCTGCATGGTCTTTGTATCATGCCTTGATATAACCAATATCCTGTTAATAAGGTCGCACATCCTGTTTACGGATTCTCCCACTTTATTTAAGGCATCTCTGTAATCCTTTGCAGTCCTTTCCCTGCTTAGAGTAACATCACAATAACTTTTAATTATTGAGGTAGGGGTTCTAAGCTCATGCGATGCATCGGACAGGAATTGTCTTTGCCTTGCAAATGCACCTTCTATATTTACAAGCATCTTGTTAAAACTAACAGCAAGCGGCTTGAGTTCATTGTCAAGGTCCTTTTCATCAACCCTATCGCTCAGATTTTCTTCAGTAATCTGACCTATCTTTGCGGAAAAGGTTTTTAGAGGACGCAGGGTCCTGCTCGTTATTAATAAGCCCCCAAACCCTGCTATGATAAAGACCATCGGGAGTGTGAAGATAATAATATTCCTGAAATTCTCAAGGATCTCATGAGTATCATCCAGTGCGTCTGCCATTTGTAAGGTTAAGGGACCTATAGAGAAATCCATTGACTGGTAAGTAACACGGAGAGGAATATTTTTGGGGCCTGTAATTGTAGAAAACTGAGGTACTGTTGTGCCTATTAAAGGAGGAAGATTCACATTTGCCAGCCATAAAGAAGGGGATCGTGACAATATCTCACCGGTTGATGATGTAATCTGGTAGTAGTGACCGGATAGTTTCTCAGCATATTCACCCCTCTTTACATTAGCCAGTTCCCAAAGTTCCATCTGCAATTGACCATGAGATTCCTCAATCAGCATGACATCCGCAATGGTCTGAAGAGAGGCCATTAACTGATGGTCTACCTGGGCCAATACAAAACTCCTGAGTTCATAATACAGGAATATCCCCAAGCCGGTAAGGATGAAAGAAAAGATGATTAGAAGCCATGCAAATAGTTTAAGTTTTATGGATTTAAACATAATATTTTGAAATTAACGTTGCCCCCCCTCCCCCTAACCCCCTCCCGTCAAGGGAGGGGGAATTACTATCGCTCCTTCGTATCTCCCCTCCCCTTGCGGGAGGGGATTAAGGGGAGGGGGGGCTTTATGTGCTATCCTTTTAAAATGTACCCCGCGCCCCTGACAGTCTGAATCAGTTTATTATTGGAGTCCTTGTCAATCTTATTTCTAAGGTAGTTTATATAGACATCTACTACGTTTGAGTCCATATCGGTTTCCTCATGGTATATATGCTCTACAATATCTGTACGGCTTAGTACCTTATTTCTATTATATGCAAGATATTCAAGGAGTGCATATTCTTTGGCAGAAAGGGCGATGATATTTCCGGCACGTTTAACTTCGTGGCTGGCAGTATTAATCTCAAGGTCGCTGATATTTATTAATGCTTCTTTGACTGACCCTTTACGGCGCAGGAGTGACCGGACACGTGCAAGCAGTTCAGGAAATGAAAAGGGTTTGGTTAAGTAGTCATCAGCACCTGTATCAAGTCCGGCGATCTTGTCAACGATTGCATCCCTTGCTGTGAGGAGCAGTACAGGCGTTATAATCCCCTTTTGCCTGATTGTTTTCAGGATGGTAAGCCCATCCATTACAGGGAGCATAATATCAAGTATGATAGCATCTGCCGGAAAGTTCTCAGCCATGTACAGCCCTTCCTCACCATCATGAGCTGTTTCTACTATATAGCCATCTTCCTCAAGCCCCTGTTTTACAATAGCCGCCAGGTCCTTTTCATCTTCAACAAGTAAAATACGCATATACTATTCCTTTCCTGCTAAGAAAACCCCATCCCCACCCTACCCCTCCCCTTGAAGTGGAGGGAATAATTGAAATACCTACCCCTCCCCTTGAAGGGAAGGGAATCAACAGAGTTACTTAACCCTACCTTTGAAAGGGAGGGGAAAACAACGCCCCCTCTCCCTCAGGGAGAGGGTCAGGGTGAGGGTGGGATTTTCTGTTATCTTGCCTCTAACTTCTTACTTCTGCTCACTGCTCACTGCTCACTTCTCACTGCTTACTGTCTTTAATACCTCAGCAACGCCCCGATACTCCCTGCCACTTTCAGCTTTGTATTCTCAACAATTGCTGAAATTGCCGCTCCCTTGTCAATGGCACGCTGAATTGTGTAATCAATAAGATGATCAATCTTTTCAAATTCAGCACCGCAGTATGGGCATTTACCCATATCCTGCATTGTAAGGAAATTGCAGGATGTGCATCTGAACCCGGCGGCATTAAAACCGTCTAAGTAAATCAGGCGGTGAACGTTGCCTGCCTGCATCTGGGTAAGTACGTCCTGTAAACCGGCAGCGGCTGAACCGTTCTTGTTTGACCTTGTTATCAATTCTTCCACAAGACCTTCTTCCGAGGTTTTACCGTTTTCTTTTATAATCTCCATCGTCTTTATAAGTATTTCGTCATTGCCTGCATGCATGTCGGCAATAAATGTCCCTGAAATCTTTGCAATGATAGGCTGAGGAAGCATTTTATTAAACGTGATAACAGATTCCTCTGAACCTGCGAGTATAATGTGATTTACCTCACCTAAGTGCAGTAATGCCTCAAGGTGTTTTACAACATCCATCAGGTGAAAATGGACATGGACATCAATGTGCCTCCTGAAACGGTTTTCATCCCTTCCCTGCCATCCGCCTTTTTTATGCTTCCGGGGAATGTCCGGTGTGAAAAGTTCAGAGTACTCGGAAATCTCTCCAAGCTGGATCCTGAATATCCTTGCATGTTCCCTGTCAACTACTGCAACTGCATAGCTGTGATATTGATCGAGTATACCTGCAAGCGGTTTAACATAAGGCGTACGGTCAATGACAGCCTGATTCTTGACAGGAACAGCGAGGTGATAAACCTCCCACAGGTCAGCAGTGGAAGAACTGAATATTGCAATAGACTTTTTAAATTCCGTTTTACCGGACTTGATGTACGTTTCAATCCTCTTAATATCCTCCTGAATGAGTTTCTGATCAGAGCTGTTAAGTTTGTCGGTCTCCTGTTTCAAAAGATTCCTGGCGTTAACAAAATACTCACCCTTTGGATTTGTAACCGGATTAACATTCAGAAAAACACTGGTATACAATTTCCCTTCATCTCTCATGCTGTTCAGGCGATTTAAGTCATCTTTAGTTAACATTGTGATGTCCTCCCCTTAGTTAATGTAATCAAATAATGTAATCACATAATAAAATCACAGCATTTTTAGAAATTCTTCTTCAGTAATGATGCTGACATTTAATTCCCTTGCCTTTACTGCCTTAGAACCGGCATCAGCCCCTTCTACTACAAAATCAGTATTCCTGCTTACACTTGATGATACATGACCTCCGAGGGCCTCAATCTTTTCTTTTGCCTCTTCGCGTGAAAATGACCTGAGTGAACCGGTCAAAACAAATGTTTTATCTTTTAATTTTTCCTCCTTTGTTGTTTGCATTGTCCGGATTGGG from Nitrospirota bacterium includes:
- a CDS encoding class I SAM-dependent methyltransferase — translated: MSTIDPKQYIEKQRQDWNRVASAWEKWDEYLEENLSYVSYRLIGDLRLRPGQAVLDLGCGTGNPSILVSRIVGDSGSVVGVDLSENMLAVARRKAEALGLSNVRFMAEDVSTLPFEKESFDAVISRFCLMFLPDIPQAMKEIIRVLRPGGYVATAVWSMPDKNPFIRIAVEVLKQFTEVPSPVPGQPGIFRLSKPADLLNIMKDVGLTGVADEEVTGDSIFDSADEYLLNIKDMAAPLKPLFAKLSAEQASDVDSKIKESVSKYKVGDKIVLPMAFRIVVGRKAL
- a CDS encoding HAMP domain-containing protein, which gives rise to MFKSIKLKLFAWLLIIFSFILTGLGIFLYYELRSFVLAQVDHQLMASLQTIADVMLIEESHGQLQMELWELANVKRGEYAEKLSGHYYQITSSTGEILSRSPSLWLANVNLPPLIGTTVPQFSTITGPKNIPLRVTYQSMDFSIGPLTLQMADALDDTHEILENFRNIIIFTLPMVFIIAGFGGLLITSRTLRPLKTFSAKIGQITEENLSDRVDEKDLDNELKPLAVSFNKMLVNIEGAFARQRQFLSDASHELRTPTSIIKSYCDVTLSRERTAKDYRDALNKVGESVNRMCDLINRILVISRHDTKTMQIRPSTLNLGDIIKDVLRLLETTAANKEVSMNYTDRSVIVSCDRESITEVLTNLAENAIKYNRQGGSINIELSEDLNWAITTVKDSGIGIPSEEITKIFDRFYRVDTSRGQTTGSGLGLSIVKAIIEAHQGKVEVESAIGKGSIFRIYLPK
- a CDS encoding response regulator transcription factor, with the protein product MRILLVEDEKDLAAIVKQGLEEDGYIVETAHDGEEGLYMAENFPADAIILDIMLPVMDGLTILKTIRQKGIITPVLLLTARDAIVDKIAGLDTGADDYLTKPFSFPELLARVRSLLRRKGSVKEALINISDLEINTASHEVKRAGNIIALSAKEYALLEYLAYNRNKVLSRTDIVEHIYHEETDMDSNVVDVYINYLRNKIDKDSNNKLIQTVRGAGYILKG